Proteins encoded within one genomic window of Brenneria nigrifluens DSM 30175 = ATCC 13028:
- a CDS encoding HigA family addiction module antitoxin: MMPMYNPPHPGESLREDVLPAIGLTVSALARHIGYSRGQLSTVLNCHAAITADLAYRLELAGIGSARVYLAAQAAYDLWQAEHREHPPIKRLIFA; encoded by the coding sequence ATGATGCCGATGTATAACCCCCCCCATCCGGGGGAATCGCTGCGCGAAGACGTCTTGCCCGCCATTGGCCTGACGGTCTCTGCGCTGGCGCGGCATATCGGTTATTCACGCGGACAGTTGTCTACTGTGTTGAATTGTCATGCCGCGATCACCGCGGATCTGGCTTACCGTCTGGAGCTGGCGGGTATTGGTTCTGCACGCGTCTATCTGGCTGCGCAGGCGGCATACGATCTGTGGCAAGCGGAGCACCGTGAGCATCCCCCTATTAAGCGTCTTATATTCGCTTAG
- a CDS encoding GNAT family N-acetyltransferase, whose product MRLIVTPTPSTEDIQDIRQPLFNFNRQHIGSVDRLPLAVFTHDDAGNKVAGLIGNTFGNWLDIDYLWVDESLRGEGMGSKLMQAAEQEAVARGCLYARVDTLSFQARPFYEKQGYQLQMTLNDIPEHHQWYFFTKPLTA is encoded by the coding sequence ATGCGTCTTATCGTCACCCCAACCCCTAGTACAGAAGATATCCAAGATATCCGCCAGCCGCTGTTCAATTTCAATCGTCAACATATCGGTAGCGTTGATCGCTTACCATTAGCGGTGTTTACTCACGATGATGCCGGTAACAAGGTGGCAGGACTGATAGGTAATACTTTTGGTAACTGGCTGGATATTGATTATCTCTGGGTTGACGAGAGCCTGCGGGGTGAAGGAATGGGTAGCAAACTGATGCAGGCAGCAGAGCAAGAAGCTGTGGCACGCGGTTGCCTCTATGCCCGGGTAGATACACTGAGCTTCCAGGCGCGCCCATTCTATGAAAAACAGGGCTATCAGTTGCAGATGACCCTGAACGATATTCCAGAGCACCACCAGTGGTACTTTTTCACAAAGCCGCTTACAGCCTGA
- a CDS encoding STY4528 family pathogenicity island replication protein, which produces MAHHHDHHNTQEHDTLFTTPTALMLDTRLTPLERNGWQVLRMLRAAEGLSPLTSLGQLRRYLTSTPLGQRAGYETAWRVLVVLRLTGWISLVGQHRDPMTGHVLSELYQVHESTLTFHQACALDAGLPELLQTSIGHENNQVDRVAMYIKKTLEHAPTAAPTHAEDQGSDDDEPPAPRMPPVREDENTAQAPASGDSISTTAGPQQTDSAQQTTPKQDSTYSKYLNKKERTYRARAHGEAGPVSPPVALPPCLGSAKAEQQNDVQAALHRLPPQYRQDVLDELQARSQSGTVRNVIAYFFGLVRRVLAGEFRLWAGRKATQPASHAQQAAPCMMATIQRAEIRQEPAPKLASRETALAHIADIRKMLNMPVNAGDLAAQVMQAKGWRTHPA; this is translated from the coding sequence ATGGCACACCATCATGACCACCACAACACACAAGAGCACGATACCCTGTTTACCACGCCGACCGCACTTATGCTCGATACCCGTCTCACGCCCCTGGAGCGTAACGGCTGGCAAGTTTTGCGCATGCTGCGTGCGGCGGAGGGTCTTAGCCCGTTGACGAGCCTGGGGCAATTGCGACGCTATCTAACCTCCACGCCGTTAGGGCAGCGCGCTGGCTATGAGACGGCCTGGCGCGTCCTCGTAGTATTGCGGCTCACTGGCTGGATCAGCCTGGTGGGGCAGCATCGGGACCCCATGACCGGCCATGTCCTCAGCGAGCTGTATCAAGTCCATGAAAGCACGCTGACCTTCCATCAGGCGTGCGCGCTCGATGCAGGCCTCCCGGAGCTTCTGCAAACGTCCATCGGCCACGAAAATAATCAGGTCGATCGCGTCGCCATGTACATCAAGAAGACGCTTGAACACGCGCCCACCGCGGCCCCGACCCATGCCGAAGACCAAGGCAGCGATGATGATGAGCCGCCGGCACCACGCATGCCTCCTGTCCGGGAAGATGAAAACACAGCACAAGCGCCTGCATCCGGAGATTCCATCAGCACCACAGCAGGTCCGCAGCAGACCGACTCTGCCCAGCAGACAACTCCCAAGCAAGATAGTACGTATAGTAAGTATTTAAATAAAAAAGAACGTACGTACCGTGCACGCGCGCACGGCGAGGCCGGTCCGGTGTCACCGCCAGTAGCATTGCCGCCTTGCCTGGGCAGTGCCAAGGCTGAGCAGCAAAACGATGTGCAGGCGGCCTTGCATCGGCTGCCGCCCCAGTATCGCCAGGACGTGCTGGATGAATTGCAGGCACGCAGCCAGAGCGGCACCGTGCGCAACGTCATCGCTTACTTCTTCGGCCTGGTCAGGCGGGTGCTTGCCGGCGAGTTTCGCTTATGGGCAGGCCGCAAGGCCACACAACCGGCCAGCCATGCGCAACAGGCTGCTCCCTGCATGATGGCGACAATCCAACGCGCCGAAATTCGCCAGGAGCCAGCCCCTAAACTCGCATCACGCGAAACCGCGCTCGCGCATATCGCAGACATCCGCAAGATGCTGAACATGCCGGTGAACGCCGGAGACCTTGCCGCTCAGGTGATGCAGGCCAAGGGGTGGCGGACCCACCCTGCCTGA
- a CDS encoding phage integrase N-terminal domain-containing protein, with translation MDDLTYTLRQLCQRNRDGSHATQADRMRSLTLVSRQLREAGFRQMRATSLKGKHVAVLLERWQGEGLSAGTLKNRLAHLRWWAEKVGKAGVIPADNTQLGIPERRFVASENKACDLGDSLDKVNDPYVRMSLLLQKAFGLRREESIKFRPGYADRGDCLVLKRTWTKGGRERTIPIITAEQRDVLDQSHRLAGAGSLIPAYKTYIQQRHVYDGQCKAAGLGHMHGLRHHYAQARYQALTGWPAPAAGGKSSHMLSSSERTQDANARQTISRELGHERTQITAVYLGR, from the coding sequence ATGGATGATCTCACCTATACGCTGCGACAGCTTTGCCAGCGAAATCGCGATGGCAGCCATGCGACGCAAGCCGATCGGATGCGGTCACTGACCCTGGTCAGCCGCCAGCTACGCGAGGCGGGATTTAGGCAGATGCGGGCAACATCGCTTAAGGGTAAGCATGTCGCGGTATTACTGGAGCGTTGGCAGGGCGAAGGATTATCAGCAGGCACCCTCAAAAATCGCCTGGCGCATTTGCGATGGTGGGCCGAGAAGGTCGGCAAGGCCGGTGTTATCCCAGCAGATAATACGCAACTGGGTATCCCTGAGCGGCGATTTGTCGCCAGCGAGAACAAGGCGTGTGACTTAGGTGATAGTTTGGATAAAGTGAATGATCCCTATGTACGCATGAGCCTGCTTTTGCAAAAGGCCTTTGGTCTGCGCCGCGAGGAGTCCATCAAGTTCCGACCCGGCTATGCTGACCGTGGGGATTGTCTCGTTCTCAAGAGAACATGGACCAAGGGCGGGCGTGAACGAACGATACCTATAATCACTGCTGAGCAACGAGACGTGCTCGATCAGTCGCATAGATTGGCTGGCGCGGGTTCGCTGATACCAGCATATAAAACCTATATACAGCAGCGCCATGTTTATGACGGTCAATGTAAAGCGGCAGGGCTGGGTCATATGCATGGACTGCGACATCATTACGCCCAGGCCCGATATCAGGCATTGACGGGATGGCCAGCTCCGGCGGCAGGTGGCAAGTCTAGCCACATGCTATCATCCTCGGAGCGTACCCAGGATGCGAACGCACGCCAGACCATAAGCCGAGAGCTGGGGCATGAGCGTACTCAGATCACGGCTGTGTATTTGGGGCGGTAA
- the dpdA gene encoding tRNA-guanine transglycosylase DpdA: MSKLKYFFPDSQDFIDPSFDFVRETRNEHRVRQRDDHYPHEVFPHPYDGMLVSKAVVDGLGGGESKYTRAQRLRYFRNGMKHFFRLPDRMETMGDCGAFTYVNQEVPPYRVEEVIEFYETSRFNYGVSLDHIVFGYEKPGEFFSGDVLAECCRRQDITLTLAQDFLTKAKRSCFQPFGVAHGWSKHSYRQSVKALLAMGYKNITMGGMVPLKTAQILETLEEIKPLLKSDTQVHLLGIARPESFADFIRLGVTSIDSTTPLQQAFKDRKNNYHTPDGPAYTAVRVPQFDANPSLSRKIKSGLVDQDLARNLEKNAMHALFEYDKGAMSLSQTLDAILAYERLHAGEKEAEKIRVDYMRTLSDRPWKQCQCNICKAIGINVIIFRGAERNRRRGFHNIQVLYSRLQRTLSSRSEELS, encoded by the coding sequence TTGTCGAAGCTAAAATACTTTTTCCCTGATAGTCAGGATTTTATCGATCCAAGTTTCGACTTCGTACGTGAAACGCGCAATGAGCATCGCGTACGCCAGCGTGATGACCATTATCCACACGAAGTTTTTCCCCATCCTTACGATGGGATGCTGGTTTCAAAAGCAGTAGTTGATGGCCTTGGTGGCGGTGAAAGTAAATATACACGCGCTCAGCGATTACGTTATTTCCGTAATGGTATGAAGCACTTTTTTCGATTGCCGGATAGAATGGAGACGATGGGTGACTGCGGTGCATTTACTTACGTCAATCAGGAAGTGCCACCTTACCGTGTCGAAGAAGTCATCGAGTTTTACGAGACATCCCGCTTTAACTACGGTGTCTCACTAGATCATATTGTCTTTGGATATGAAAAACCTGGTGAATTTTTTAGCGGTGATGTTCTGGCTGAATGCTGCCGTCGCCAGGATATCACCTTGACTTTGGCTCAGGACTTTCTGACGAAAGCAAAAAGAAGTTGTTTTCAGCCCTTTGGTGTCGCTCATGGTTGGAGTAAGCATTCTTATCGGCAGTCTGTTAAAGCACTGCTGGCCATGGGGTATAAAAATATCACCATGGGGGGTATGGTTCCCCTAAAAACGGCACAGATCCTGGAAACGCTGGAAGAAATCAAGCCGCTATTGAAGAGCGATACGCAGGTACACCTGCTTGGCATTGCGCGTCCGGAGAGTTTTGCTGATTTTATCAGGTTGGGTGTCACTAGCATCGATTCTACTACACCGCTTCAGCAGGCGTTTAAGGATCGTAAAAACAACTATCACACGCCTGATGGTCCCGCCTACACTGCTGTTCGCGTTCCGCAGTTTGATGCTAACCCGAGCCTAAGTCGCAAAATCAAATCCGGCCTAGTTGATCAGGATCTGGCACGTAATTTAGAGAAAAATGCGATGCATGCTCTCTTCGAATACGACAAAGGGGCGATGTCACTATCACAAACGCTTGATGCGATTTTGGCATACGAGCGACTGCATGCCGGAGAGAAAGAAGCAGAGAAAATCCGTGTTGACTACATGCGGACGCTAAGCGATCGTCCTTGGAAGCAATGCCAATGTAATATCTGTAAAGCAATTGGTATAAATGTCATTATTTTTCGCGGTGCTGAACGTAACCGGCGTCGTGGTTTTCACAACATTCAGGTGCTGTACAGTCGTTTACAGCGCACATTGTCATCACGCTCAGAGGAATTATCATGA
- the dbpB gene encoding DGQHR domain-containing protein DpdB, with protein sequence MSEYRVPALRIRQGEERQLYSLAIEGKDISKIAAISRIRRGEESLVGYQRPEVRNHIREIQRYIESSNPMIPNPVIIAFDKRVRFESMTAGGDMGHLVIPYSEEEDYEKPGFIVDGQQRTAALRDADIESFMMPVSAFIANDAEEQREQFMLVNSTKPLPKTLLYELAPHTHGRLPSDLQVRKFPSLLTQRLNFGESPLAGRIKMATNPDGVIADNSMIKMIDASLREGALYRFRDPATGLGDEAKMVKLLNNFWSAVEIVFTNDWDKKPRYSRLLHGVGIMALGSLMDEIDQVHQEYTGEPGWSEIPPMKRFVDELNIIKPLCAWSSGVWDFGTDIDGQRITRKWNELQNLSKDIALVTNYLVSNYTRTVNANI encoded by the coding sequence ATGAGTGAGTATCGTGTTCCTGCCTTGCGTATCAGACAAGGGGAGGAAAGGCAGTTGTACAGTCTCGCGATTGAGGGTAAAGATATTAGTAAAATTGCTGCGATTTCGCGAATCCGTCGTGGTGAAGAAAGCTTAGTTGGATATCAGCGCCCAGAAGTTCGCAATCATATTCGGGAGATCCAACGCTATATTGAAAGTTCCAACCCCATGATACCTAACCCGGTCATTATCGCTTTTGATAAGCGCGTCCGTTTTGAGTCGATGACTGCGGGTGGTGATATGGGGCACTTAGTGATCCCTTATTCCGAAGAGGAAGATTACGAAAAACCTGGTTTTATTGTTGATGGGCAACAACGCACAGCAGCTTTGCGCGACGCGGATATCGAATCGTTTATGATGCCCGTTTCGGCTTTTATTGCTAACGACGCTGAAGAGCAACGTGAGCAGTTTATGCTGGTTAACTCTACTAAACCGCTACCAAAAACGTTGCTGTATGAACTGGCACCACACACTCATGGTCGTCTGCCTTCAGATTTACAGGTACGAAAATTCCCTTCCCTGCTGACTCAGCGTCTTAACTTTGGTGAAAGCCCACTTGCTGGCCGTATCAAAATGGCAACCAATCCAGATGGTGTCATCGCTGATAATTCAATGATCAAAATGATAGATGCTAGTCTGCGAGAAGGAGCGCTTTACCGCTTTCGTGACCCTGCCACTGGACTGGGGGATGAGGCGAAAATGGTGAAGTTGTTGAATAACTTCTGGTCTGCAGTTGAGATTGTCTTTACTAATGACTGGGATAAAAAGCCACGCTACTCCCGTCTGCTGCATGGTGTAGGTATAATGGCGTTGGGCAGCCTGATGGACGAAATCGACCAGGTTCATCAGGAGTATACCGGCGAACCTGGCTGGAGCGAAATCCCTCCGATGAAACGTTTTGTAGATGAACTAAATATTATTAAACCGCTTTGCGCCTGGAGTAGTGGCGTCTGGGACTTCGGCACAGATATCGACGGGCAGCGCATCACCCGTAAATGGAATGAATTGCAGAACCTGTCGAAGGATATAGCGTTAGTAACCAATTATCTAGTCAGCAATTATACTCGCACCGTGAATGCGAATATCTAG
- the dpdE gene encoding protein DpdE: protein MPLEAGDLVYSPYGIGRLIRINHDDALIQYFDSPVNYQGIEQTVEIKYLKKAELYAESLVYRYDYELAHWQIARVIGAVPGGVRLHFPNKQQEDISLNDIFVRWDRPISDAAALLAERITYTPFWQDARLAYQHQMLKQRNACAGITSALSSSIELEPYQLAVARRVLSDPIQRYLLADEVGLGKTIEAGLIVRQHVMENQFTHCVVIVAPRVLHRQWQQELSARFHLEELLNESIHIIDMAAFCAENPLPFRPDMLVIDEAHQVGALAWDAEHEQQYASVNHMAQQSEKLLLLSATPITGNEKNFLAMLHLLDAKNYPLTDTGLQKFQQRIQQREEIGALFYAFNCDNDNMTLEENLEALIRLFPEDEILNGMATQLLPHLDMMQPLRTETRDLLINKIRHYIGNRYRLHHRLLRNRRSNRGISVLMPGLSGLSLKKYTTAKSSNDMMIAWRESAVMMHPQDPTLAAIYQLLFEAAIATPELLARLATCRLQQQTLSAAQGFLYSESQLALLQHPLFDGEKDILLELIDRCKMERDSKRQRLIEVLETLLGSNAREIPYIVVFCDQPWVADQVFTDLMMPFIGKIQRHNPDKEVRFGNERKCQILVCDRQAEEGVNLHGGRKIALHYDLLLSPNRMEQRLGRLNRYCANENATTILSMALVSEADDLQNQWLIILNEVFDVFEESIASLQYLVDEELQWLSAHLYPLGEESMMQLSVRLAGENGRLALEKQRIEMQEVLLQIDGDIIEAREYADALAEIDEHEEEFRRCARNLMGKVLRFDFIPDEEIPAAFRYRFNPGDWATGTLVSPQRLQKHCLLGFDLNKPGGSSPMTWPLSYNRADTTQGKIRPARLGEPFHDAILRLLDFEERGIASAVLRITPGMGDEQKIFFRYDFLIEANVNTPAQQRLADHLMPPETITFWLNQAGELITDADVMTILNEPYSPLKRGGRHLNLNEQRWAQIAHCLSAKEWRNWCNDSYSIAQRLAVEQFATQQALSLSRLEHYLSSAALHHADQQETGQILRQGIAQLKMTCLATRALIIASEALLHKDPQIG from the coding sequence ATGCCCCTTGAAGCAGGCGATCTCGTTTACTCGCCTTATGGAATTGGCAGACTCATTCGCATTAATCATGATGATGCGCTTATTCAGTATTTTGACTCTCCAGTAAATTATCAAGGTATAGAGCAAACTGTCGAAATAAAATATCTTAAAAAAGCCGAACTCTATGCGGAAAGTCTGGTATATCGTTACGACTACGAACTTGCCCACTGGCAGATTGCGCGTGTTATTGGTGCTGTTCCGGGCGGTGTGCGCCTGCATTTTCCTAATAAGCAGCAGGAAGACATCAGCTTAAATGACATCTTTGTTCGGTGGGATCGTCCCATCAGCGATGCCGCCGCCCTTCTGGCCGAGCGCATTACCTATACTCCCTTCTGGCAGGATGCCCGCCTGGCTTATCAGCATCAGATGCTGAAACAGCGCAACGCCTGCGCCGGGATCACCTCTGCGCTGTCGTCCAGTATTGAACTTGAACCATACCAGTTGGCCGTCGCACGTCGGGTGTTATCTGATCCCATCCAGCGCTATCTGCTGGCGGATGAAGTCGGCCTCGGAAAAACCATCGAAGCCGGGCTGATCGTGCGCCAACACGTCATGGAAAATCAGTTCACCCACTGCGTGGTGATCGTGGCGCCCAGGGTTCTACACCGCCAGTGGCAGCAGGAACTTTCCGCACGTTTTCACCTGGAGGAACTGCTGAATGAGTCGATCCATATTATTGATATGGCTGCCTTTTGCGCGGAGAACCCCCTGCCGTTTCGCCCCGATATGTTGGTGATTGACGAAGCACATCAGGTCGGTGCCTTGGCATGGGACGCAGAGCATGAGCAGCAGTATGCCAGCGTGAACCACATGGCGCAGCAAAGCGAAAAACTATTGCTGCTATCGGCGACACCCATAACTGGCAATGAAAAGAACTTCCTCGCCATGTTGCATCTGCTGGATGCTAAAAATTACCCGCTGACTGACACTGGCTTGCAGAAATTTCAGCAGCGTATCCAGCAACGCGAAGAGATAGGTGCACTGTTCTACGCGTTTAACTGTGATAACGATAACATGACGCTGGAAGAGAATCTGGAAGCGTTGATCAGACTATTTCCTGAGGATGAGATACTGAATGGGATGGCTACACAATTGCTTCCCCATTTAGACATGATGCAACCGCTGCGGACTGAGACGCGCGACCTGCTGATCAATAAAATCCGCCATTACATCGGTAACCGTTACCGTCTGCATCATCGCCTGCTGCGCAACCGCCGCAGCAACCGCGGTATCAGCGTCCTGATGCCTGGTTTGTCCGGCCTGTCGCTAAAAAAATACACCACGGCGAAATCTAGCAACGACATGATGATCGCCTGGCGCGAATCGGCAGTAATGATGCATCCACAGGACCCGACGCTGGCTGCAATTTATCAGTTACTGTTTGAAGCCGCTATCGCTACGCCAGAACTGCTGGCTCGGCTCGCAACTTGTCGCTTACAGCAACAGACGCTAAGTGCCGCGCAGGGCTTCCTCTACAGCGAATCACAGCTTGCGCTGTTGCAGCATCCGCTGTTTGATGGCGAGAAGGATATCCTGCTTGAGCTGATAGACCGCTGTAAAATGGAGCGTGATAGCAAACGTCAGCGCTTAATTGAAGTATTGGAAACACTTCTGGGTAGTAACGCCAGAGAGATCCCATATATTGTGGTGTTCTGTGACCAGCCATGGGTAGCCGACCAGGTATTTACCGACCTGATGATGCCATTCATTGGCAAAATACAGCGCCATAACCCCGATAAAGAAGTGCGTTTTGGTAACGAACGTAAATGCCAGATCCTAGTGTGCGATCGCCAGGCTGAAGAAGGGGTTAATCTGCATGGTGGGCGCAAAATTGCACTGCATTACGACCTGTTACTGTCGCCTAACCGTATGGAACAGCGCCTTGGACGACTAAACCGTTACTGCGCGAATGAGAATGCGACCACCATCCTCAGTATGGCGCTGGTTAGTGAGGCTGACGATCTGCAAAACCAGTGGCTTATCATCCTTAACGAGGTTTTCGACGTCTTTGAGGAGTCGATTGCCAGCCTGCAATACCTGGTTGATGAGGAGTTACAGTGGCTTAGCGCCCATCTTTACCCGCTGGGTGAAGAGAGCATGATGCAACTCAGCGTGCGTCTGGCTGGTGAAAATGGCCGCCTGGCATTAGAAAAACAGCGAATCGAAATGCAGGAAGTCCTGCTGCAAATCGATGGCGATATCATCGAAGCCAGAGAGTACGCCGATGCACTGGCGGAGATCGATGAGCATGAAGAGGAATTCCGCCGCTGCGCTCGTAATCTGATGGGTAAAGTGTTGCGCTTCGATTTTATCCCAGATGAAGAAATCCCGGCGGCTTTCCGCTACCGCTTCAACCCGGGGGACTGGGCGACGGGCACCTTAGTCAGCCCGCAGCGCTTACAAAAACACTGCCTGCTAGGCTTTGATCTAAACAAACCTGGCGGAAGTTCGCCTATGACCTGGCCACTGAGCTACAACCGCGCAGATACCACCCAGGGCAAAATCCGCCCGGCGCGCCTTGGCGAACCTTTCCATGATGCTATCCTGCGACTGCTGGATTTTGAAGAGCGCGGCATTGCCAGCGCAGTTCTGCGCATCACACCCGGCATGGGCGATGAGCAAAAAATATTTTTCCGCTACGATTTCCTGATTGAAGCCAACGTCAACACCCCGGCGCAGCAGCGCCTGGCCGACCATCTGATGCCGCCGGAAACCATTACCTTTTGGCTGAACCAAGCCGGCGAGCTGATCACCGATGCAGACGTGATGACTATATTGAATGAGCCCTATTCCCCGCTGAAGCGCGGCGGACGCCACCTTAACCTGAATGAGCAGCGCTGGGCGCAGATTGCCCACTGTTTAAGCGCCAAAGAGTGGCGCAACTGGTGTAACGATAGCTATAGCATTGCCCAACGACTGGCGGTGGAACAGTTCGCCACGCAACAGGCTCTCAGCTTAAGCCGTCTGGAACATTATCTGAGCAGCGCCGCGCTGCACCACGCTGACCAGCAGGAGACCGGGCAGATACTGCGCCAGGGCATTGCACAGTTGAAGATGACCTGCCTGGCGACGCGCGCGTTAATTATCGCGTCAGAAGCCCTACTTCACAAGGACCCACAAATCGGATGA
- the dpdF gene encoding protein DpdF — translation MKLAQLIDHLGVCSALRECLLPETSAGRLDRRALIRDWLCREKYAHHSDNELTVPDDSHAGWPEQEEWEACGIRCHRIRQSFLLRVGSAWSPQWLEQGNMPFLACDEQQLCRQDTRIPMDYVLRRYFRQDNYTHYQAPGQRDAVRRALFAPPGSTLLVNLPTGTGKTLVAQALMLTAPPQGALCLLIAPTTALVMELASRFGELLTEAGNKPESVTAWYSGLPVQDKYDTYARVRAGEQRLIVTSPEATCSSLQFALFEAAKQGGLRHVIVDEAHIVATWGNGFRPHFQQLGGLIRGLKRISRAAHHPACSTLLMSATITEASRKTLRDTFDQQMTEVHANHLRPEPSYWCYQATNPSDKRDKVLQSLAHAPRPLILYVTQPREAEEWAQLLRLQGYQRFATFTGDTPDDTRQSLLRKWDKNQLDIMIATSAFGVGMDKNDVRTVIHATVPENMDRFYQEVGRGGRDGYACTSLLIYSHQDISQAEYLSSQKLIGLELGLERWKKLWSRAESLGDNLYRIDIERIRNGLNFRSKKNKFWNLRTVLMMVRAGVLELDTELQNPPDKNLFADVRRYESAKEQIIRQNESSLVVRIMISNHTGEELWKTRIIPSREKTLEAATANHNALINWLQAPLRRPLCETLVDLYSLTEFIPGHACGGCPACRDRQMLNSDYLIPPPLLLNPTASAAQHALGRWQALSGLPYSSCFITYKPVIGDEWELEGWYQTVATLLVQLHRAGIIQRVRAESELLYSVFSAIPLGERLTLLSEELPESGESVADNDVMGDLAELVLPAAETCRNGYLPPFSPAPLQLTLIPHDMPDPCHSRGAYYVHLDNHNWITLEQLQRKLDCVDYQ, via the coding sequence ATGAAGCTGGCACAACTGATTGATCACTTAGGGGTTTGCTCAGCGCTGAGAGAGTGTCTGCTGCCCGAAACATCCGCCGGGCGACTCGATCGCCGGGCGTTGATTCGTGACTGGCTATGCCGAGAAAAATATGCCCACCACAGCGATAACGAACTGACCGTCCCGGATGACAGCCACGCCGGTTGGCCAGAACAGGAGGAGTGGGAGGCTTGCGGGATCCGTTGTCATCGGATAAGGCAGAGCTTTCTGCTGAGAGTTGGGTCTGCATGGAGTCCGCAGTGGCTTGAACAGGGCAACATGCCTTTTCTTGCCTGTGACGAGCAGCAATTATGCCGTCAGGACACCCGTATACCTATGGACTATGTCCTGCGTCGTTACTTCAGACAGGACAACTATACCCACTATCAGGCACCGGGACAGCGTGATGCGGTACGCCGGGCCCTGTTTGCTCCGCCAGGCAGTACACTGCTGGTGAATTTGCCCACCGGCACTGGGAAGACACTGGTGGCGCAGGCGCTGATGTTAACGGCTCCGCCGCAAGGAGCATTATGCCTGCTAATTGCCCCGACAACTGCGTTGGTGATGGAGTTAGCTAGCCGTTTCGGGGAGTTGCTGACTGAAGCAGGGAATAAACCAGAATCAGTCACCGCCTGGTATAGCGGTTTACCGGTACAGGATAAATACGATACGTACGCGCGTGTCCGCGCAGGTGAGCAGCGACTAATTGTCACCTCTCCCGAAGCGACCTGTAGTTCACTGCAGTTCGCATTGTTTGAAGCCGCAAAACAGGGGGGCTTGCGTCATGTCATTGTTGATGAAGCGCATATTGTCGCTACTTGGGGTAATGGCTTTCGTCCACACTTCCAGCAACTCGGCGGATTGATCCGTGGTCTGAAACGCATCAGCCGTGCAGCGCATCATCCAGCGTGCTCCACACTGTTAATGAGCGCCACCATTACTGAAGCCAGCCGCAAAACCCTGCGCGACACTTTCGACCAGCAGATGACGGAAGTTCACGCCAACCATCTTCGCCCGGAACCTTCTTACTGGTGTTATCAGGCGACAAACCCTAGCGACAAACGGGATAAAGTACTGCAGTCGCTGGCGCATGCGCCGCGCCCACTGATCCTCTATGTGACGCAACCGAGAGAGGCAGAAGAGTGGGCGCAGTTGCTTCGTTTGCAGGGGTACCAACGTTTTGCAACATTTACCGGTGATACACCGGATGATACACGCCAGAGTCTGCTCAGAAAATGGGATAAGAATCAGCTGGATATCATGATTGCTACATCGGCATTCGGCGTAGGCATGGATAAAAACGACGTGCGTACAGTGATCCACGCTACCGTGCCGGAAAACATGGATCGTTTCTATCAGGAAGTGGGGCGTGGCGGTCGCGATGGCTATGCCTGTACCTCACTGCTGATTTACAGTCATCAGGACATCAGCCAGGCAGAATACCTGTCCTCACAAAAGTTGATTGGTCTTGAGTTGGGGCTGGAACGCTGGAAAAAGCTATGGAGCAGGGCCGAATCTTTGGGCGACAATCTGTATCGTATTGATATAGAGAGGATCCGTAACGGCCTTAATTTTCGTAGCAAAAAAAATAAATTTTGGAACCTACGTACAGTCCTCATGATGGTGCGAGCAGGCGTGCTGGAACTGGATACCGAACTGCAAAACCCACCAGATAAAAATTTGTTTGCTGATGTCAGACGCTATGAATCGGCAAAAGAGCAAATCATCCGACAGAACGAGAGCTCGCTGGTGGTACGCATCATGATCAGTAACCATACCGGAGAAGAACTGTGGAAAACACGCATTATCCCCTCCCGTGAAAAGACGCTTGAAGCAGCAACGGCTAACCATAATGCGCTAATCAACTGGCTTCAGGCGCCACTGCGAAGGCCACTGTGCGAGACGCTGGTGGATCTCTACTCCCTGACAGAATTTATCCCAGGCCATGCTTGTGGCGGCTGTCCTGCCTGTCGCGATCGTCAGATGCTTAACAGCGACTATTTGATCCCGCCGCCGTTGTTGCTGAACCCGACAGCATCGGCGGCGCAGCATGCGTTGGGCCGCTGGCAGGCGCTGAGCGGCCTGCCGTACTCAAGTTGCTTCATTACTTACAAACCGGTGATCGGCGATGAGTGGGAACTTGAGGGCTGGTATCAGACCGTTGCGACGCTGCTGGTGCAGTTGCATCGAGCCGGCATTATCCAGCGAGTCAGGGCAGAAAGTGAGCTGCTGTACAGTGTGTTCTCCGCTATTCCCCTTGGTGAACGCCTTACCCTGCTGAGTGAAGAGTTGCCAGAAAGCGGCGAATCAGTAGCGGATAATGATGTCATGGGTGATCTGGCAGAACTGGTGTTGCCGGCGGCAGAGACGTGTCGCAATGGCTACCTGCCGCCGTTCAGCCCGGCCCCGCTGCAACTGACGCTTATCCCCCATGATATGCCTGATCCCTGTCACTCCCGCGGGGCGTACTACGTTCACCTCGATAATCACAATTGGATCACCCTCGAACAACTTCAAAGGAAACTAGACTGTGTCGATTATCAATAA